Proteins found in one Acanthopagrus latus isolate v.2019 chromosome 3, fAcaLat1.1, whole genome shotgun sequence genomic segment:
- the znf384a gene encoding zinc finger protein 384a isoform X5, producing MLPMCQWEMMRKQKMREIMDDSHFNSSYFWSPVPTVQGQIENAMFLNKTKEQLGQEKAGAPSFPHSSASSTASPHYPTAVLAIPGSVDAGGGLRVIPKQEGGGVTMGGGGVGNSGGGPLSVVGGHLHQSHTSQNITVVPVPSTGIMTADKKDDITIPPAVVMPTPSKRGRKSKQGMGRLAGVGGVLPPGSDALILAHLAAGGQHPTADPYDLSNDEDDHTNKDGPKSYRCRMCAVTFFSKSDMQIHAKSHTEAKPHKCPHCSKSFANSSYLSQHIRIHSGAKPYTCTYCQKTFRQLSHLQQHTRNHTEAKPHKCPHCSKSFANSSYLSQHIRIHTGAKPYTCSYCQKTFRQLSHLQQHTRIHTGDRPYKCNHPGCDKSFTQLSNLQSHRRQHNKDKPYKCHNCNRGYTDAASLEVHLSTHTVKHAKLFSCGLCNRSYTSETYLMKHMRKHNPDPLTVAATVAAQQAQGLTPGGSGRGRGRGRGRGGGRGGHLQAQTNPNNQNPGPPGSYQSHQQPTEAVVQCPFDLHQYKTVSANEIQYKPVTVADVPVTHKDLCLTVSTSAIQVEHMNS from the exons atgttgCCTATGTGTCAGTGGGAGATGATGAGGAAGCAGAAGATGAGAG AAATAATGGACGATTCCCATTTCAACTCATCATACTTTTGGTCTCCCGTCCCCACTGTACAAGGACAG ATCGAGAACGCCATGTTCCTGAACAAGACCAAGGAGCAGCTAGGTCAAGAGAAGGCCGGTGCGCCCTCCTTCCCCCACTCTTCTGCGTCTTCCACCGCCTCCCCGCACTACCCCACGGCTGTACTCGCCATCCCCGGCTCAGTGGACGCAGGGGGTGGGCTACGGGTGATCCCCAAGCAGGAAGGAGGTGGGGTTACTatgggaggaggtggtgttggCAACAGTGGCGGTGGACCTTTGAGCGTGGTCGGCGGACACCTGCACCAGTCTCACACATCCCAGAACATCACCGTTGTGCCTGTTCCCTCTACGGGTATCATGACTGCGG ACAAGAAGGACGACATCACTATCCCTCCTGCAGTTGTCATGCCGACGCCATCTAAGCGAGGCAGGAAGAGCAAACAGGGGATGGGAAGATTAGCTGGAGTGGGTGGGGTCCTTCCTCCAGGTAGCGATGCATTAATTTTGGCGCACCTCgcagctggaggacag CACCCCACTGCTGACCCATATGACCTGTCAAATGATGAGGATGATCATACCAACAAAGATGGCCCCAAATCCTACAG GTGTCGGATGTGTGCAGTGACGTTCTTCAGCAAGTCAGACATGCAGATCCACGCCAAGTCCCACACTGAGGCCAAGCCCCACAAGTGCCCCCACTGCTCCAAGTCGTTTGCCAACTCCAGCTACCTGTCCCAGCACATCCGCATCCACAGCGGGGCCAAGCCCTACACCTGCACCTACTGCCAGAAAACGTTCAGGCAGCTCAGTCACCTACAGCAGCACACACG AAACCACACTGAGGCCAAGCCCCACAAGTGTCCCCACTGCTCCAAGTCGTTTGCCAACTCCAGCTACCTGTCCCAGCACATCCGCATCCACACCGGGGCCAAGCCCTACACCTGCTCCTACTGCCAGAAAACATTCAGGCAGCTCAGTCACCTACAGCAGCACACACG gatTCACACCGGTGACCGACCGTACAAGTGTAACCATCCTGGCTGTGACAAATCTTTCACTCAGTTGTCAAACTTACAG TCTCACCGTCGGCAACACAACAAAGATAAGCCGTACAAGTGCCACAACTGTAACCGTGGTTACACAGATGCTGCCAGCCTGGAGGTGCACTTGTCCACACACACCGTCAAACATGCCAAGCTGTTCTCCTGTGGCCTCTGTAACAGATCATATACCTCG GAGACGTATCTAATGAAACACATGAGGAAGCACAACCCCGACCCACTAACAGTGGCAGCAACAGTAGCTGCCCAGCAGGCCCAGGGCCTTACGCCCGGCGGATCAGGCAGAGGCCGAGGACGTGgccgagggagaggagggggcagAGGGGGTCACCTCCAAGCCCAAACCAACCCTAACAACCAGAACCCCGGACCCCCCGGCAGCTACCAGTCGCACCAACAGCCCACAGAAGCTGTGGTTCAATGCCCATTTGACCTGCACCAGTACAAGACAGTGTCAGCCAATGAGATCCAGTACAAACCAGTCACTGTGGCAGATGTGCCAGTGACCCACAAAGACCTCTGCCTCACCGTCTCCACATCAGCCATACAGGTGGAGCATATGAACTCATAA
- the znf384a gene encoding zinc finger protein 384a isoform X3 produces MDDSHFNSSYFWSPVPTVQGQIENAMFLNKTKEQLGQEKAGAPSFPHSSASSTASPHYPTAVLAIPGSVDAGGGLRVIPKQEGGGVTMGGGGVGNSGGGPLSVVGGHLHQSHTSQNITVVPVPSTGIMTAAGLVITTPQGTLVPTASTQSFVTGPHTATTMIVSALHPSNTDKKDDITIPPAVVMPTPSKRGRKSKQGMGRLAGVGGVLPPGSDALILAHLAAGGQHPTADPYDLSNDEDDHTNKDGPKSYRCRMCAVTFFSKSDMQIHAKSHTEAKPHKCPHCSKSFANSSYLSQHIRIHSGAKPYTCTYCQKTFRQLSHLQQHTRNHTEAKPHKCPHCSKSFANSSYLSQHIRIHTGAKPYTCSYCQKTFRQLSHLQQHTRIHTGDRPYKCNHPGCDKSFTQLSNLQSHRRQHNKDKPYKCHNCNRGYTDAASLEVHLSTHTVKHAKLFSCGLCNRSYTSETYLMKHMRKHNPDPLTVAATVAAQQAQGLTPGGSGRGRGRGRGRGGGRGGHLQAQTNPNNQNPGPPGSYQSHQQPTEAVVQCPFDLHQYKTVSANEIQYKPVTVADVPVTHKDLCLTVSTSAIQVEHMNS; encoded by the exons ATGGACGATTCCCATTTCAACTCATCATACTTTTGGTCTCCCGTCCCCACTGTACAAGGACAG ATCGAGAACGCCATGTTCCTGAACAAGACCAAGGAGCAGCTAGGTCAAGAGAAGGCCGGTGCGCCCTCCTTCCCCCACTCTTCTGCGTCTTCCACCGCCTCCCCGCACTACCCCACGGCTGTACTCGCCATCCCCGGCTCAGTGGACGCAGGGGGTGGGCTACGGGTGATCCCCAAGCAGGAAGGAGGTGGGGTTACTatgggaggaggtggtgttggCAACAGTGGCGGTGGACCTTTGAGCGTGGTCGGCGGACACCTGCACCAGTCTCACACATCCCAGAACATCACCGTTGTGCCTGTTCCCTCTACGGGTATCATGACTGCGG CGGGGTTAGTGATCACCACCCCTCAAGGCACACTGGTCCCCACTGCCTCCACGCAGTCATTTGTAACTGGACCCcacactgccaccaccatgaTAGTGTCTGCACTGCACCCCTCAAATACAG ACAAGAAGGACGACATCACTATCCCTCCTGCAGTTGTCATGCCGACGCCATCTAAGCGAGGCAGGAAGAGCAAACAGGGGATGGGAAGATTAGCTGGAGTGGGTGGGGTCCTTCCTCCAGGTAGCGATGCATTAATTTTGGCGCACCTCgcagctggaggacag CACCCCACTGCTGACCCATATGACCTGTCAAATGATGAGGATGATCATACCAACAAAGATGGCCCCAAATCCTACAG GTGTCGGATGTGTGCAGTGACGTTCTTCAGCAAGTCAGACATGCAGATCCACGCCAAGTCCCACACTGAGGCCAAGCCCCACAAGTGCCCCCACTGCTCCAAGTCGTTTGCCAACTCCAGCTACCTGTCCCAGCACATCCGCATCCACAGCGGGGCCAAGCCCTACACCTGCACCTACTGCCAGAAAACGTTCAGGCAGCTCAGTCACCTACAGCAGCACACACG AAACCACACTGAGGCCAAGCCCCACAAGTGTCCCCACTGCTCCAAGTCGTTTGCCAACTCCAGCTACCTGTCCCAGCACATCCGCATCCACACCGGGGCCAAGCCCTACACCTGCTCCTACTGCCAGAAAACATTCAGGCAGCTCAGTCACCTACAGCAGCACACACG gatTCACACCGGTGACCGACCGTACAAGTGTAACCATCCTGGCTGTGACAAATCTTTCACTCAGTTGTCAAACTTACAG TCTCACCGTCGGCAACACAACAAAGATAAGCCGTACAAGTGCCACAACTGTAACCGTGGTTACACAGATGCTGCCAGCCTGGAGGTGCACTTGTCCACACACACCGTCAAACATGCCAAGCTGTTCTCCTGTGGCCTCTGTAACAGATCATATACCTCG GAGACGTATCTAATGAAACACATGAGGAAGCACAACCCCGACCCACTAACAGTGGCAGCAACAGTAGCTGCCCAGCAGGCCCAGGGCCTTACGCCCGGCGGATCAGGCAGAGGCCGAGGACGTGgccgagggagaggagggggcagAGGGGGTCACCTCCAAGCCCAAACCAACCCTAACAACCAGAACCCCGGACCCCCCGGCAGCTACCAGTCGCACCAACAGCCCACAGAAGCTGTGGTTCAATGCCCATTTGACCTGCACCAGTACAAGACAGTGTCAGCCAATGAGATCCAGTACAAACCAGTCACTGTGGCAGATGTGCCAGTGACCCACAAAGACCTCTGCCTCACCGTCTCCACATCAGCCATACAGGTGGAGCATATGAACTCATAA
- the znf384a gene encoding zinc finger protein 384a isoform X1 yields the protein MLPMCQWEMMRKQKMREIMDDSHFNSSYFWSPVPTVQGQIENAMFLNKTKEQLGQEKAGAPSFPHSSASSTASPHYPTAVLAIPGSVDAGGGLRVIPKQEGGGVTMGGGGVGNSGGGPLSVVGGHLHQSHTSQNITVVPVPSTGIMTAAGLVITTPQGTLVPTASTQSFVTGPHTATTMIVSALHPSNTDKKDDITIPPAVVMPTPSKRGRKSKQGMGRLAGVGGVLPPGSDALILAHLAAGGQHPTADPYDLSNDEDDHTNKDGPKSYRCRMCAVTFFSKSDMQIHAKSHTEAKPHKCPHCSKSFANSSYLSQHIRIHSGAKPYTCTYCQKTFRQLSHLQQHTRNHTEAKPHKCPHCSKSFANSSYLSQHIRIHTGAKPYTCSYCQKTFRQLSHLQQHTRIHTGDRPYKCNHPGCDKSFTQLSNLQSHRRQHNKDKPYKCHNCNRGYTDAASLEVHLSTHTVKHAKLFSCGLCNRSYTSETYLMKHMRKHNPDPLTVAATVAAQQAQGLTPGGSGRGRGRGRGRGGGRGGHLQAQTNPNNQNPGPPGSYQSHQQPTEAVVQCPFDLHQYKTVSANEIQYKPVTVADVPVTHKDLCLTVSTSAIQVEHMNS from the exons atgttgCCTATGTGTCAGTGGGAGATGATGAGGAAGCAGAAGATGAGAG AAATAATGGACGATTCCCATTTCAACTCATCATACTTTTGGTCTCCCGTCCCCACTGTACAAGGACAG ATCGAGAACGCCATGTTCCTGAACAAGACCAAGGAGCAGCTAGGTCAAGAGAAGGCCGGTGCGCCCTCCTTCCCCCACTCTTCTGCGTCTTCCACCGCCTCCCCGCACTACCCCACGGCTGTACTCGCCATCCCCGGCTCAGTGGACGCAGGGGGTGGGCTACGGGTGATCCCCAAGCAGGAAGGAGGTGGGGTTACTatgggaggaggtggtgttggCAACAGTGGCGGTGGACCTTTGAGCGTGGTCGGCGGACACCTGCACCAGTCTCACACATCCCAGAACATCACCGTTGTGCCTGTTCCCTCTACGGGTATCATGACTGCGG CGGGGTTAGTGATCACCACCCCTCAAGGCACACTGGTCCCCACTGCCTCCACGCAGTCATTTGTAACTGGACCCcacactgccaccaccatgaTAGTGTCTGCACTGCACCCCTCAAATACAG ACAAGAAGGACGACATCACTATCCCTCCTGCAGTTGTCATGCCGACGCCATCTAAGCGAGGCAGGAAGAGCAAACAGGGGATGGGAAGATTAGCTGGAGTGGGTGGGGTCCTTCCTCCAGGTAGCGATGCATTAATTTTGGCGCACCTCgcagctggaggacag CACCCCACTGCTGACCCATATGACCTGTCAAATGATGAGGATGATCATACCAACAAAGATGGCCCCAAATCCTACAG GTGTCGGATGTGTGCAGTGACGTTCTTCAGCAAGTCAGACATGCAGATCCACGCCAAGTCCCACACTGAGGCCAAGCCCCACAAGTGCCCCCACTGCTCCAAGTCGTTTGCCAACTCCAGCTACCTGTCCCAGCACATCCGCATCCACAGCGGGGCCAAGCCCTACACCTGCACCTACTGCCAGAAAACGTTCAGGCAGCTCAGTCACCTACAGCAGCACACACG AAACCACACTGAGGCCAAGCCCCACAAGTGTCCCCACTGCTCCAAGTCGTTTGCCAACTCCAGCTACCTGTCCCAGCACATCCGCATCCACACCGGGGCCAAGCCCTACACCTGCTCCTACTGCCAGAAAACATTCAGGCAGCTCAGTCACCTACAGCAGCACACACG gatTCACACCGGTGACCGACCGTACAAGTGTAACCATCCTGGCTGTGACAAATCTTTCACTCAGTTGTCAAACTTACAG TCTCACCGTCGGCAACACAACAAAGATAAGCCGTACAAGTGCCACAACTGTAACCGTGGTTACACAGATGCTGCCAGCCTGGAGGTGCACTTGTCCACACACACCGTCAAACATGCCAAGCTGTTCTCCTGTGGCCTCTGTAACAGATCATATACCTCG GAGACGTATCTAATGAAACACATGAGGAAGCACAACCCCGACCCACTAACAGTGGCAGCAACAGTAGCTGCCCAGCAGGCCCAGGGCCTTACGCCCGGCGGATCAGGCAGAGGCCGAGGACGTGgccgagggagaggagggggcagAGGGGGTCACCTCCAAGCCCAAACCAACCCTAACAACCAGAACCCCGGACCCCCCGGCAGCTACCAGTCGCACCAACAGCCCACAGAAGCTGTGGTTCAATGCCCATTTGACCTGCACCAGTACAAGACAGTGTCAGCCAATGAGATCCAGTACAAACCAGTCACTGTGGCAGATGTGCCAGTGACCCACAAAGACCTCTGCCTCACCGTCTCCACATCAGCCATACAGGTGGAGCATATGAACTCATAA
- the znf384a gene encoding zinc finger protein 384a isoform X6 has translation MFLNKTKEQLGQEKAGAPSFPHSSASSTASPHYPTAVLAIPGSVDAGGGLRVIPKQEGGGVTMGGGGVGNSGGGPLSVVGGHLHQSHTSQNITVVPVPSTGIMTAAGLVITTPQGTLVPTASTQSFVTGPHTATTMIVSALHPSNTDKKDDITIPPAVVMPTPSKRGRKSKQGMGRLAGVGGVLPPGSDALILAHLAAGGQHPTADPYDLSNDEDDHTNKDGPKSYRCRMCAVTFFSKSDMQIHAKSHTEAKPHKCPHCSKSFANSSYLSQHIRIHSGAKPYTCTYCQKTFRQLSHLQQHTRNHTEAKPHKCPHCSKSFANSSYLSQHIRIHTGAKPYTCSYCQKTFRQLSHLQQHTRIHTGDRPYKCNHPGCDKSFTQLSNLQSHRRQHNKDKPYKCHNCNRGYTDAASLEVHLSTHTVKHAKLFSCGLCNRSYTSETYLMKHMRKHNPDPLTVAATVAAQQAQGLTPGGSGRGRGRGRGRGGGRGGHLQAQTNPNNQNPGPPGSYQSHQQPTEAVVQCPFDLHQYKTVSANEIQYKPVTVADVPVTHKDLCLTVSTSAIQVEHMNS, from the exons ATGTTCCTGAACAAGACCAAGGAGCAGCTAGGTCAAGAGAAGGCCGGTGCGCCCTCCTTCCCCCACTCTTCTGCGTCTTCCACCGCCTCCCCGCACTACCCCACGGCTGTACTCGCCATCCCCGGCTCAGTGGACGCAGGGGGTGGGCTACGGGTGATCCCCAAGCAGGAAGGAGGTGGGGTTACTatgggaggaggtggtgttggCAACAGTGGCGGTGGACCTTTGAGCGTGGTCGGCGGACACCTGCACCAGTCTCACACATCCCAGAACATCACCGTTGTGCCTGTTCCCTCTACGGGTATCATGACTGCGG CGGGGTTAGTGATCACCACCCCTCAAGGCACACTGGTCCCCACTGCCTCCACGCAGTCATTTGTAACTGGACCCcacactgccaccaccatgaTAGTGTCTGCACTGCACCCCTCAAATACAG ACAAGAAGGACGACATCACTATCCCTCCTGCAGTTGTCATGCCGACGCCATCTAAGCGAGGCAGGAAGAGCAAACAGGGGATGGGAAGATTAGCTGGAGTGGGTGGGGTCCTTCCTCCAGGTAGCGATGCATTAATTTTGGCGCACCTCgcagctggaggacag CACCCCACTGCTGACCCATATGACCTGTCAAATGATGAGGATGATCATACCAACAAAGATGGCCCCAAATCCTACAG GTGTCGGATGTGTGCAGTGACGTTCTTCAGCAAGTCAGACATGCAGATCCACGCCAAGTCCCACACTGAGGCCAAGCCCCACAAGTGCCCCCACTGCTCCAAGTCGTTTGCCAACTCCAGCTACCTGTCCCAGCACATCCGCATCCACAGCGGGGCCAAGCCCTACACCTGCACCTACTGCCAGAAAACGTTCAGGCAGCTCAGTCACCTACAGCAGCACACACG AAACCACACTGAGGCCAAGCCCCACAAGTGTCCCCACTGCTCCAAGTCGTTTGCCAACTCCAGCTACCTGTCCCAGCACATCCGCATCCACACCGGGGCCAAGCCCTACACCTGCTCCTACTGCCAGAAAACATTCAGGCAGCTCAGTCACCTACAGCAGCACACACG gatTCACACCGGTGACCGACCGTACAAGTGTAACCATCCTGGCTGTGACAAATCTTTCACTCAGTTGTCAAACTTACAG TCTCACCGTCGGCAACACAACAAAGATAAGCCGTACAAGTGCCACAACTGTAACCGTGGTTACACAGATGCTGCCAGCCTGGAGGTGCACTTGTCCACACACACCGTCAAACATGCCAAGCTGTTCTCCTGTGGCCTCTGTAACAGATCATATACCTCG GAGACGTATCTAATGAAACACATGAGGAAGCACAACCCCGACCCACTAACAGTGGCAGCAACAGTAGCTGCCCAGCAGGCCCAGGGCCTTACGCCCGGCGGATCAGGCAGAGGCCGAGGACGTGgccgagggagaggagggggcagAGGGGGTCACCTCCAAGCCCAAACCAACCCTAACAACCAGAACCCCGGACCCCCCGGCAGCTACCAGTCGCACCAACAGCCCACAGAAGCTGTGGTTCAATGCCCATTTGACCTGCACCAGTACAAGACAGTGTCAGCCAATGAGATCCAGTACAAACCAGTCACTGTGGCAGATGTGCCAGTGACCCACAAAGACCTCTGCCTCACCGTCTCCACATCAGCCATACAGGTGGAGCATATGAACTCATAA
- the znf384a gene encoding zinc finger protein 384a isoform X4: MEIENAMFLNKTKEQLGQEKAGAPSFPHSSASSTASPHYPTAVLAIPGSVDAGGGLRVIPKQEGGGVTMGGGGVGNSGGGPLSVVGGHLHQSHTSQNITVVPVPSTGIMTAAGLVITTPQGTLVPTASTQSFVTGPHTATTMIVSALHPSNTDKKDDITIPPAVVMPTPSKRGRKSKQGMGRLAGVGGVLPPGSDALILAHLAAGGQHPTADPYDLSNDEDDHTNKDGPKSYRCRMCAVTFFSKSDMQIHAKSHTEAKPHKCPHCSKSFANSSYLSQHIRIHSGAKPYTCTYCQKTFRQLSHLQQHTRNHTEAKPHKCPHCSKSFANSSYLSQHIRIHTGAKPYTCSYCQKTFRQLSHLQQHTRIHTGDRPYKCNHPGCDKSFTQLSNLQSHRRQHNKDKPYKCHNCNRGYTDAASLEVHLSTHTVKHAKLFSCGLCNRSYTSETYLMKHMRKHNPDPLTVAATVAAQQAQGLTPGGSGRGRGRGRGRGGGRGGHLQAQTNPNNQNPGPPGSYQSHQQPTEAVVQCPFDLHQYKTVSANEIQYKPVTVADVPVTHKDLCLTVSTSAIQVEHMNS; the protein is encoded by the exons ATGGAG ATCGAGAACGCCATGTTCCTGAACAAGACCAAGGAGCAGCTAGGTCAAGAGAAGGCCGGTGCGCCCTCCTTCCCCCACTCTTCTGCGTCTTCCACCGCCTCCCCGCACTACCCCACGGCTGTACTCGCCATCCCCGGCTCAGTGGACGCAGGGGGTGGGCTACGGGTGATCCCCAAGCAGGAAGGAGGTGGGGTTACTatgggaggaggtggtgttggCAACAGTGGCGGTGGACCTTTGAGCGTGGTCGGCGGACACCTGCACCAGTCTCACACATCCCAGAACATCACCGTTGTGCCTGTTCCCTCTACGGGTATCATGACTGCGG CGGGGTTAGTGATCACCACCCCTCAAGGCACACTGGTCCCCACTGCCTCCACGCAGTCATTTGTAACTGGACCCcacactgccaccaccatgaTAGTGTCTGCACTGCACCCCTCAAATACAG ACAAGAAGGACGACATCACTATCCCTCCTGCAGTTGTCATGCCGACGCCATCTAAGCGAGGCAGGAAGAGCAAACAGGGGATGGGAAGATTAGCTGGAGTGGGTGGGGTCCTTCCTCCAGGTAGCGATGCATTAATTTTGGCGCACCTCgcagctggaggacag CACCCCACTGCTGACCCATATGACCTGTCAAATGATGAGGATGATCATACCAACAAAGATGGCCCCAAATCCTACAG GTGTCGGATGTGTGCAGTGACGTTCTTCAGCAAGTCAGACATGCAGATCCACGCCAAGTCCCACACTGAGGCCAAGCCCCACAAGTGCCCCCACTGCTCCAAGTCGTTTGCCAACTCCAGCTACCTGTCCCAGCACATCCGCATCCACAGCGGGGCCAAGCCCTACACCTGCACCTACTGCCAGAAAACGTTCAGGCAGCTCAGTCACCTACAGCAGCACACACG AAACCACACTGAGGCCAAGCCCCACAAGTGTCCCCACTGCTCCAAGTCGTTTGCCAACTCCAGCTACCTGTCCCAGCACATCCGCATCCACACCGGGGCCAAGCCCTACACCTGCTCCTACTGCCAGAAAACATTCAGGCAGCTCAGTCACCTACAGCAGCACACACG gatTCACACCGGTGACCGACCGTACAAGTGTAACCATCCTGGCTGTGACAAATCTTTCACTCAGTTGTCAAACTTACAG TCTCACCGTCGGCAACACAACAAAGATAAGCCGTACAAGTGCCACAACTGTAACCGTGGTTACACAGATGCTGCCAGCCTGGAGGTGCACTTGTCCACACACACCGTCAAACATGCCAAGCTGTTCTCCTGTGGCCTCTGTAACAGATCATATACCTCG GAGACGTATCTAATGAAACACATGAGGAAGCACAACCCCGACCCACTAACAGTGGCAGCAACAGTAGCTGCCCAGCAGGCCCAGGGCCTTACGCCCGGCGGATCAGGCAGAGGCCGAGGACGTGgccgagggagaggagggggcagAGGGGGTCACCTCCAAGCCCAAACCAACCCTAACAACCAGAACCCCGGACCCCCCGGCAGCTACCAGTCGCACCAACAGCCCACAGAAGCTGTGGTTCAATGCCCATTTGACCTGCACCAGTACAAGACAGTGTCAGCCAATGAGATCCAGTACAAACCAGTCACTGTGGCAGATGTGCCAGTGACCCACAAAGACCTCTGCCTCACCGTCTCCACATCAGCCATACAGGTGGAGCATATGAACTCATAA
- the znf384a gene encoding zinc finger protein 384a isoform X7, which produces MLPMCQWEMMRKQKMREIMDDSHFNSSYFWSPVPTVQGQIENAMFLNKTKEQLGQEKAGAPSFPHSSASSTASPHYPTAVLAIPGSVDAGGGLRVIPKQEGGGVTMGGGGVGNSGGGPLSVVGGHLHQSHTSQNITVVPVPSTGIMTAAGLVITTPQGTLVPTASTQSFVTGPHTATTMIVSALHPSNTDKKDDITIPPAVVMPTPSKRGRKSKQGMGRLAGVGGVLPPGSDALILAHLAAGGQHPTADPYDLSNDEDDHTNKDGPKSYRCRMCAVTFFSKSDMQIHAKSHTEAKPHKCPHCSKSFANSSYLSQHIRIHSGAKPYTCTYCQKTFRQLSHLQQHTRIHTGDRPYKCNHPGCDKSFTQLSNLQSHRRQHNKDKPYKCHNCNRGYTDAASLEVHLSTHTVKHAKLFSCGLCNRSYTSETYLMKHMRKHNPDPLTVAATVAAQQAQGLTPGGSGRGRGRGRGRGGGRGGHLQAQTNPNNQNPGPPGSYQSHQQPTEAVVQCPFDLHQYKTVSANEIQYKPVTVADVPVTHKDLCLTVSTSAIQVEHMNS; this is translated from the exons atgttgCCTATGTGTCAGTGGGAGATGATGAGGAAGCAGAAGATGAGAG AAATAATGGACGATTCCCATTTCAACTCATCATACTTTTGGTCTCCCGTCCCCACTGTACAAGGACAG ATCGAGAACGCCATGTTCCTGAACAAGACCAAGGAGCAGCTAGGTCAAGAGAAGGCCGGTGCGCCCTCCTTCCCCCACTCTTCTGCGTCTTCCACCGCCTCCCCGCACTACCCCACGGCTGTACTCGCCATCCCCGGCTCAGTGGACGCAGGGGGTGGGCTACGGGTGATCCCCAAGCAGGAAGGAGGTGGGGTTACTatgggaggaggtggtgttggCAACAGTGGCGGTGGACCTTTGAGCGTGGTCGGCGGACACCTGCACCAGTCTCACACATCCCAGAACATCACCGTTGTGCCTGTTCCCTCTACGGGTATCATGACTGCGG CGGGGTTAGTGATCACCACCCCTCAAGGCACACTGGTCCCCACTGCCTCCACGCAGTCATTTGTAACTGGACCCcacactgccaccaccatgaTAGTGTCTGCACTGCACCCCTCAAATACAG ACAAGAAGGACGACATCACTATCCCTCCTGCAGTTGTCATGCCGACGCCATCTAAGCGAGGCAGGAAGAGCAAACAGGGGATGGGAAGATTAGCTGGAGTGGGTGGGGTCCTTCCTCCAGGTAGCGATGCATTAATTTTGGCGCACCTCgcagctggaggacag CACCCCACTGCTGACCCATATGACCTGTCAAATGATGAGGATGATCATACCAACAAAGATGGCCCCAAATCCTACAG GTGTCGGATGTGTGCAGTGACGTTCTTCAGCAAGTCAGACATGCAGATCCACGCCAAGTCCCACACTGAGGCCAAGCCCCACAAGTGCCCCCACTGCTCCAAGTCGTTTGCCAACTCCAGCTACCTGTCCCAGCACATCCGCATCCACAGCGGGGCCAAGCCCTACACCTGCACCTACTGCCAGAAAACGTTCAGGCAGCTCAGTCACCTACAGCAGCACACACG gatTCACACCGGTGACCGACCGTACAAGTGTAACCATCCTGGCTGTGACAAATCTTTCACTCAGTTGTCAAACTTACAG TCTCACCGTCGGCAACACAACAAAGATAAGCCGTACAAGTGCCACAACTGTAACCGTGGTTACACAGATGCTGCCAGCCTGGAGGTGCACTTGTCCACACACACCGTCAAACATGCCAAGCTGTTCTCCTGTGGCCTCTGTAACAGATCATATACCTCG GAGACGTATCTAATGAAACACATGAGGAAGCACAACCCCGACCCACTAACAGTGGCAGCAACAGTAGCTGCCCAGCAGGCCCAGGGCCTTACGCCCGGCGGATCAGGCAGAGGCCGAGGACGTGgccgagggagaggagggggcagAGGGGGTCACCTCCAAGCCCAAACCAACCCTAACAACCAGAACCCCGGACCCCCCGGCAGCTACCAGTCGCACCAACAGCCCACAGAAGCTGTGGTTCAATGCCCATTTGACCTGCACCAGTACAAGACAGTGTCAGCCAATGAGATCCAGTACAAACCAGTCACTGTGGCAGATGTGCCAGTGACCCACAAAGACCTCTGCCTCACCGTCTCCACATCAGCCATACAGGTGGAGCATATGAACTCATAA